In Treponema vincentii, a single window of DNA contains:
- a CDS encoding LacI family DNA-binding transcriptional regulator, which translates to MGVNPEVAQRVRLIADELGFAPNMAGKILAARKQPIKFGCLLPDVGNPFFDGIIAGFHRAEKELSDFGVSLHIEHIKGFDIATHIHTIEKLASMNLSGVCIATMDIPEVQYTVQRLIEKGIPVISVNTDIPDTDRLCYVGPDYTNGGNTAAGLLSLLTKSELNILIVTGSFHIRGHNERIQGFIQGLIERKSSYTVLSTFESLDDDTYAYETTMSALEKYPETNCIFIAAAGVEGVCKAVDRWHKDSGNRKKPSILSFDDIPATKRLVKDGFIDFTICQEPEQQGYMAVSKLFSYLMAEKKCTPQDYITSTIIKIKENI; encoded by the coding sequence ATGGGAGTAAATCCCGAAGTGGCGCAAAGAGTCCGCCTCATTGCCGATGAACTGGGATTTGCACCGAATATGGCAGGAAAAATTCTTGCCGCCCGTAAACAGCCGATAAAATTCGGCTGTTTACTTCCCGATGTGGGAAATCCTTTTTTTGACGGTATTATTGCCGGTTTTCACCGTGCGGAAAAAGAATTAAGCGATTTCGGAGTGTCCCTTCACATAGAACATATAAAAGGCTTTGATATCGCTACTCATATCCATACGATTGAAAAATTAGCTTCCATGAATCTTTCAGGCGTATGTATTGCCACTATGGATATCCCCGAAGTTCAATATACCGTACAAAGGCTTATCGAAAAAGGAATACCGGTTATCAGTGTCAATACCGATATTCCTGATACCGATCGTCTATGCTATGTGGGACCTGATTATACAAACGGAGGAAACACCGCCGCCGGTTTATTGTCGTTGTTAACAAAGAGCGAATTGAACATTTTAATAGTTACCGGCTCTTTTCATATTCGCGGTCATAATGAACGCATTCAAGGCTTTATCCAAGGTTTAATTGAAAGAAAATCTTCTTATACGGTTTTAAGTACCTTTGAATCACTTGATGACGATACGTATGCATACGAAACGACAATGAGCGCATTGGAAAAATATCCGGAAACAAACTGCATATTTATTGCCGCCGCTGGGGTTGAAGGGGTCTGTAAGGCAGTCGATCGATGGCATAAAGATTCGGGAAACAGAAAAAAGCCCTCTATTTTATCATTTGACGATATTCCGGCAACAAAGCGTTTGGTGAAAGACGGATTTATTGATTTTACCATTTGCCAGGAACCTGAACAGCAAGGATATATGGCTGTTTCAAAATTGTTCTCGTATTTAATGGCCGAAAAAAAATGCACCCCGCAGGATTATATAACGTCTACAATTATAAAAATCAAAGAAAATATATAG
- a CDS encoding LPS-assembly protein LptD, producing the protein MKKPLVSVFCLFLFILSSPSAQIAKEPKVITINSVRVMEVFKKENKAQYSTKPDKTDKKKDTNSSEDKTESPTEQTAGTENISDTQTSVTTEEAQKAVEEKKDDIIVFTGGVSLSVKDGSTVSTIESDKLVYNRSENTIEAEGNVHYSRKSGGSDGAEEFIGELLLFNIDEMEGIFLDGTIKQAPRKQGQSPFTIQSATVGRDSSGVIGFKDAVLSTNPDPDEEPLWSIRASRIWMLPGNELAFANGYFSIGIVPILYLPFFYHPADEMLFHPVFGFRNREGYFLQTTTYLLGRKPLDTDSKKSGSFSNFMKSDRLKKQERIGLFFKNMEEDETDISSAYIKLIADTYSQLGGLVGIEGKTIPKNTPIRQLDFSVFFGMSRTLFPLNRIGTGGISHTTYDTHGKRHYNKGFFLGMQLPFRYRAHINFGISQAPFQLSISVPLISDPYFKKDFFDRSEDMNWFNYLLNKEKLAKGADSIGRESSYSWKIDGSIRPSFRKISPWISSFNLDTASLTVDFSSKTKQSVTAEELYAPQRDFFYPSLFKPEGKISIAGTLLSNTMFNRTPVKKIPDVEGIVHPFITQDKAPSDSESETKTANSKRDFFDTFIPLFKPVYDKEFDHSIAYSLSYSGDFSALQETTFASSQWNNPEDIRWKDYESRYYQLKGSAGLKGSLSYSQNLISLSSNLVISGNYQRHPWTRDVSKKPILELNNFKANVYTLKNENSVTVNPFVYTDLFKPVSFSWNITEILAKNTFIGTYSNPKWETQRVKWNKDFITAHTGTAVFGVILAEKYTQKITFSMNLPPLLQAYTTSLNVSFPYGTFAASTKLSEKEHSAKKWAWEPFKADLTWVLPYDIRIAQTYIYNIQDKSNERLHITFGWKYISAFYTQSREVPQKLVPGSGWVLDGTEKRFIPFALGFSFSNTSNPFTIYAWKNRIKIQLGLSSTLQFNLVRITDSYFTFAPKIIFNIHEFWDFSFGSSSRNDVIARYFQKALNLPVVIPGNTNILTDLAQSFNFWNRSKREASGFKLQSLDIGFTHYLKDWKLKLNCEIKPQLKNEGSRKYYEFSPTITFAVEWNPIGDIKVEAKKKEGKFSVERGELQ; encoded by the coding sequence ATGAAAAAGCCGCTTGTTTCCGTTTTTTGCCTTTTTTTATTCATTCTCTCTTCTCCCTCTGCGCAGATTGCGAAAGAGCCGAAAGTTATTACCATCAATTCAGTGCGCGTGATGGAGGTATTCAAAAAAGAGAATAAGGCGCAATACAGTACCAAACCGGATAAAACCGATAAGAAAAAAGATACAAATAGCAGTGAAGATAAAACAGAATCTCCGACAGAACAAACCGCCGGTACGGAAAATATCTCCGACACTCAGACATCGGTAACAACCGAAGAGGCGCAAAAAGCCGTTGAGGAAAAAAAAGACGACATTATTGTGTTTACCGGCGGTGTTTCTCTTTCGGTAAAAGACGGCTCTACCGTTTCAACAATCGAATCGGATAAATTAGTGTATAATCGCTCCGAAAATACCATTGAGGCGGAAGGGAATGTTCACTACAGTAGAAAGAGCGGCGGTTCCGATGGGGCGGAAGAATTCATCGGCGAATTACTGCTATTCAATATCGACGAGATGGAAGGTATATTCCTTGACGGTACGATCAAACAGGCACCTCGGAAACAAGGGCAATCCCCTTTTACAATTCAGTCGGCAACGGTTGGTCGTGATTCGAGCGGTGTAATCGGATTTAAAGATGCCGTGCTAAGTACCAACCCCGATCCGGACGAAGAACCGTTGTGGTCTATCCGTGCAAGTCGGATTTGGATGTTACCGGGTAATGAACTGGCATTTGCTAACGGTTATTTCTCCATTGGAATTGTGCCGATATTGTATCTACCGTTTTTTTATCATCCTGCCGATGAAATGCTTTTCCATCCCGTATTCGGCTTTCGAAACCGTGAGGGATATTTTCTTCAAACAACAACATATCTTCTTGGGCGTAAACCGCTTGATACCGATTCCAAAAAATCCGGTTCTTTTTCTAATTTTATGAAAAGTGATCGGCTTAAAAAACAAGAACGAATCGGTTTGTTTTTTAAAAACATGGAAGAAGATGAAACCGATATAAGTTCTGCATATATTAAATTAATTGCAGATACCTATTCACAACTCGGCGGTTTAGTCGGCATAGAAGGAAAGACAATTCCTAAAAACACACCGATTAGACAGCTCGATTTTTCAGTTTTTTTCGGAATGTCTCGGACACTTTTTCCTCTGAATAGAATCGGTACCGGCGGTATCTCACATACTACTTATGATACACATGGAAAAAGGCACTACAATAAAGGTTTTTTTCTGGGAATGCAGCTGCCGTTTCGATACAGAGCGCATATTAATTTTGGAATTTCACAGGCGCCGTTTCAACTTTCGATAAGTGTGCCCCTTATTTCCGACCCTTATTTCAAGAAAGATTTTTTTGACCGATCGGAGGATATGAATTGGTTTAATTATCTTTTGAATAAAGAAAAATTAGCAAAAGGCGCCGATAGTATCGGACGTGAAAGCTCTTATTCTTGGAAGATAGACGGATCAATACGGCCATCATTTAGGAAAATCAGTCCATGGATCTCTTCATTTAATCTGGATACCGCATCTTTGACCGTTGATTTTTCTTCAAAAACTAAGCAATCAGTCACTGCTGAAGAGTTGTATGCTCCGCAGAGGGATTTCTTTTATCCTTCGCTTTTTAAACCGGAAGGAAAAATTTCAATTGCGGGAACTCTCCTATCCAATACTATGTTTAATCGAACACCGGTAAAAAAAATTCCTGATGTGGAAGGCATTGTACATCCGTTTATCACGCAGGATAAAGCACCGTCGGATAGCGAATCGGAAACTAAAACCGCCAATTCAAAACGGGATTTTTTTGATACTTTTATTCCTCTATTTAAACCGGTGTATGACAAAGAGTTCGATCATAGTATTGCATATTCGCTTAGTTATTCAGGTGATTTTTCTGCATTACAGGAAACAACCTTTGCTTCTTCGCAGTGGAATAATCCTGAAGATATAAGATGGAAAGACTATGAATCGCGATATTACCAATTGAAGGGGAGTGCAGGTTTAAAAGGTTCACTATCCTATTCGCAAAATCTTATTTCTCTCTCGAGTAACCTTGTCATTTCGGGAAATTATCAGCGTCATCCATGGACACGGGATGTGAGTAAAAAGCCGATTTTAGAACTAAACAACTTTAAAGCAAACGTGTACACATTAAAGAACGAAAACTCAGTAACCGTCAATCCATTCGTGTACACTGATTTATTTAAACCTGTGTCATTCAGCTGGAATATCACAGAAATTTTAGCAAAAAATACATTTATCGGTACTTATAGTAATCCTAAATGGGAAACACAGAGAGTAAAGTGGAATAAAGATTTTATTACTGCGCATACGGGGACAGCAGTATTCGGCGTTATACTCGCAGAAAAATATACGCAAAAAATTACTTTTTCTATGAATTTGCCGCCCCTCTTGCAAGCCTATACTACGTCGCTTAATGTGTCGTTTCCTTATGGCACATTTGCGGCCTCTACAAAGTTGTCCGAAAAAGAGCATTCAGCAAAAAAATGGGCTTGGGAGCCTTTCAAGGCAGACTTAACATGGGTGCTTCCTTATGATATACGGATTGCCCAAACCTATATCTATAATATCCAAGATAAGAGCAACGAGCGGCTGCATATCACCTTTGGGTGGAAATATATTTCCGCCTTTTATACCCAAAGCAGAGAAGTACCACAAAAGCTCGTACCGGGAAGCGGATGGGTATTGGATGGTACGGAAAAACGGTTTATCCCCTTTGCCTTGGGTTTTTCGTTTTCCAACACTTCCAATCCGTTTACTATTTATGCATGGAAAAACCGTATCAAAATACAGCTTGGATTGTCGTCAACTTTACAGTTTAATTTAGTCCGTATTACTGACAGCTATTTTACGTTTGCTCCTAAGATTATTTTTAATATCCATGAATTTTGGGATTTTTCTTTCGGTTCATCAAGCAGGAATGATGTCATTGCACGATATTTTCAAAAAGCGCTCAATTTGCCGGTTGTTATTCCCGGTAATACTAATATACTTACCGATTTGGCTCAGTCTTTTAATTTTTGGAACAGATCGAAACGGGAAGCCTCGGGATTTAAACTGCAATCACTGGATATCGGTTTTACCCACTACCTCAAGGATTGGAAATTAAAACTCAATTGTGAAATCAAACCTCAGTTAAAGAATGAAGGTTCCCGTAAATATTATGAATTTAGTCCGACCATCACTTTTGCGGTGGAATGGAATCCTATCGGCGATATAAAAGTTGAGGCAAAAAAGAAAGAAGGAAAATTCTCTGTCGAGCGTGGCGAACTACAATAG
- the uvrA gene encoding excinuclease ABC subunit UvrA, whose translation MQENETQNSAHVNKLIVKGAREHNLKNIDVELPRDKLIVVSGLSGSGKSSLAFDTIFAEGQRRYVESLSAYARQFLDRMDKPDVDYIEGLSPAISIEQKTTHRNPRSTVGTVTEIYDYYRLLYARTGHPHCPQCGKEIQEQTVDQIIDAIMSWEDRTRVQILAPIIKGKKGEHQKIIEDAQKAGFLRARIDGLTVNLEDGVKLDKQKKHTIEIIVDRIQLSADARKRLSESVETALESSGGTLIALRQKTADDPITEVFFSQKNACPDCGISMPDLQPRLFSFNNPYGACPECTGLGLKQHFDFKLIVPDTSLSFNEGAFLPYNPDSAWNRARFEALARRFGFSLDTPVKELSKKELKIIMDGSGLEPIEFVYERQDGSGKSKYRRPWLGIYADMQRRYNEAYSAAQRESYEKYMAVTTCEHCGGKRLKPEALAVTVGGKNIYELSSLSVGDSITFLERLKLTATEKTIAHQILKEITSRLQFMKNVGLDYITLERKAATLSGGESQRIRLATQIGSSLIGVLYILDEPSIGLHQRDNQRLIDTLLYLRNLGNTLIVVEHDEQTLRVADYIVDLGPGAGVHGGAVVAAGTPDEVMQVKESLTGQYLAGTLCMELPAERRKGNGSFLTLQGVTEHNLKNVSVSIPLGAFTCITGVSGSGKSTLLSDVLYPAVSNALMRSGLPEGAYKKIKGLEHIDKVINIDQSPIGRTPRSNPATYVEVFTAIRDLFANLPEAKARGYKPGRFSFNVRGGRCEHCQGDGAIAIEMNFLPDVYITCDVCRGKRFNKETLDVRYKGKNISDVLEMTIEEAAEFFAPVPQIARKMQTLLSVGLGYIRLGQSALTLSGGEAQRVKLAHELSKRSTGKTLYILDEPTTGLHFADVKQLMEVIQRLVDQGNTALMIEHNLDVILQADHIIDLGPEGGSRGGTVIAEGTPEEVAEVKNSYTGFYIKEMLDRQRQKSS comes from the coding sequence ATGCAAGAAAATGAAACACAAAACAGCGCACACGTGAATAAACTCATCGTTAAAGGTGCGCGCGAGCACAATCTCAAAAACATCGATGTGGAGCTGCCCCGCGACAAGCTCATTGTGGTGTCGGGGCTTTCCGGTTCGGGAAAAAGCTCCCTTGCCTTTGATACCATCTTTGCCGAGGGGCAGCGGCGGTATGTGGAATCCCTTTCGGCGTATGCGCGGCAGTTCTTAGACCGGATGGATAAGCCCGATGTCGATTATATCGAAGGCTTGTCTCCGGCTATTTCCATAGAACAAAAGACTACGCACCGTAATCCGCGCTCGACGGTCGGCACGGTAACGGAAATTTACGACTACTACCGCCTCCTGTATGCCCGAACGGGGCATCCGCATTGTCCGCAGTGCGGGAAAGAAATTCAGGAGCAAACAGTCGATCAAATTATCGATGCGATTATGAGCTGGGAAGACCGTACCCGTGTTCAAATCCTCGCGCCGATTATCAAGGGCAAAAAGGGCGAACACCAGAAGATTATCGAAGACGCCCAAAAGGCGGGTTTTCTCCGTGCGCGCATCGACGGACTGACGGTTAATTTGGAAGACGGCGTTAAGCTCGATAAACAAAAGAAACACACTATAGAGATTATCGTAGACCGTATTCAGCTGTCCGCCGATGCCCGCAAACGCCTTTCGGAGTCGGTGGAAACTGCATTGGAAAGTTCCGGTGGGACGCTAATAGCGTTGCGGCAAAAGACTGCGGATGATCCGATAACGGAAGTGTTCTTTTCGCAAAAAAATGCCTGTCCCGACTGCGGTATTTCGATGCCAGATTTGCAGCCGCGCCTTTTTTCGTTTAATAACCCTTACGGCGCTTGCCCCGAATGTACCGGATTGGGGCTTAAACAGCATTTCGACTTTAAGCTGATAGTGCCGGACACCTCGCTTTCCTTTAACGAGGGGGCGTTCTTGCCCTATAATCCCGATTCCGCATGGAACCGCGCCCGTTTTGAAGCGCTTGCCCGCCGCTTCGGCTTTTCGCTCGACACGCCGGTAAAGGAACTATCAAAAAAAGAGCTAAAGATCATTATGGACGGCTCCGGCCTTGAACCGATTGAATTTGTGTACGAACGGCAGGACGGGTCGGGTAAGTCGAAGTACCGCCGTCCGTGGCTCGGCATCTATGCTGACATGCAGCGCCGGTATAACGAAGCGTATTCGGCAGCGCAGCGGGAATCCTATGAAAAATACATGGCGGTTACGACGTGCGAGCACTGCGGCGGTAAGCGTTTAAAACCGGAAGCCTTAGCCGTTACCGTCGGCGGTAAAAATATTTACGAGTTAAGCAGCCTTTCCGTCGGCGATTCAATTACGTTTTTGGAAAGGCTCAAGCTGACCGCTACGGAAAAAACCATCGCGCATCAAATTCTAAAAGAGATAACCTCCCGCCTCCAGTTTATGAAAAACGTGGGGCTTGACTACATCACCCTTGAACGGAAGGCAGCGACGCTGTCCGGCGGAGAATCGCAGCGGATACGGCTTGCAACCCAAATCGGCTCCAGCTTAATCGGAGTGCTGTACATCCTTGACGAACCGTCCATCGGATTGCACCAGCGGGATAATCAGCGGCTGATCGACACACTGCTGTACCTGCGCAACCTCGGCAATACGCTCATCGTAGTAGAACACGACGAGCAAACCCTCCGCGTCGCCGACTACATCGTAGACCTAGGTCCAGGCGCAGGGGTGCACGGCGGCGCTGTCGTAGCGGCGGGGACTCCCGATGAGGTGATGCAGGTAAAGGAAAGCCTTACCGGTCAGTACCTTGCGGGAACCCTCTGCATGGAACTCCCCGCAGAACGGCGGAAAGGAAACGGCTCCTTTTTAACCTTACAGGGAGTAACCGAGCATAATTTAAAGAATGTTTCGGTTTCCATCCCGCTCGGAGCCTTTACCTGCATCACCGGCGTTTCCGGTTCGGGAAAGTCCACGCTCCTTTCGGATGTACTGTACCCCGCCGTATCCAATGCGCTGATGCGCAGCGGTCTGCCGGAGGGCGCATACAAAAAGATAAAAGGGCTTGAGCATATCGATAAGGTCATCAATATCGACCAAAGCCCGATCGGCAGAACGCCCCGCTCGAACCCTGCGACCTATGTAGAGGTGTTTACCGCGATTCGCGACCTGTTTGCAAACTTGCCGGAAGCCAAAGCGCGGGGCTATAAGCCGGGACGTTTTTCGTTTAATGTGCGGGGCGGCCGCTGCGAGCACTGTCAGGGTGACGGCGCAATCGCAATCGAAATGAACTTTTTACCCGACGTGTATATCACCTGCGATGTGTGCCGCGGCAAACGGTTTAACAAAGAAACGCTCGATGTCCGGTATAAGGGGAAGAACATCTCCGACGTGCTCGAGATGACCATCGAAGAAGCCGCCGAGTTCTTTGCTCCCGTGCCGCAAATTGCCCGCAAAATGCAAACCCTCCTTTCGGTAGGGCTCGGCTATATCCGCCTCGGGCAATCGGCGCTTACCTTGTCGGGCGGCGAAGCGCAGCGGGTTAAACTGGCGCACGAGCTTTCCAAGCGTTCGACGGGGAAAACGCTCTATATTTTGGACGAGCCGACAACGGGACTGCATTTTGCAGATGTCAAACAGCTGATGGAGGTTATTCAACGGCTGGTGGATCAGGGGAATACCGCCCTTATGATCGAGCACAACCTCGACGTCATCCTGCAAGCCGACCACATTATTGACCTCGGCCCTGAAGGAGGTTCCCGCGGCGGTACCGTTATTGCGGAAGGCACGCCGGAAGAAGTTGCCGAAGTGAAAAATTCCTACACGGGATTTTACATTAAAGAGATGCTTGACCGACAGCGGCAAAAAAGCTCATAG
- a CDS encoding DUF4912 domain-containing protein has protein sequence MKFTRSYLQTLSTDALFALADRYGLFLSSDLTRYLLISELLDLDDGFANDDDSVDPILASTRPQEAAYGYNMTEIRVVLKNPLWFFVFWDFHKRLFTELTEAKDFSFFSLRVHSLDLENPLKSSDFFDIQVPKEDRRRYVHVSFDEYLHRIDLMAHFTNGREQILSQSNVVGMRRKNIPQRLCISQNAVNKIIGLSGLTSLKKSHFRHYRQAFR, from the coding sequence GTGAAATTTACCAGATCCTATTTGCAGACGCTGTCTACGGATGCTCTTTTTGCGCTGGCCGACCGATATGGGTTGTTTTTGTCATCCGATTTGACTCGGTACCTTTTGATCAGTGAATTACTTGATCTTGATGACGGTTTCGCGAATGATGATGATAGTGTTGACCCTATTTTGGCATCAACACGACCTCAAGAAGCAGCATACGGCTATAACATGACCGAGATAAGGGTTGTCTTAAAGAATCCGCTGTGGTTTTTTGTCTTTTGGGATTTTCATAAACGTCTTTTTACCGAATTGACGGAAGCAAAAGATTTTTCTTTTTTTTCACTTCGCGTGCATTCTCTCGACCTTGAAAACCCTTTAAAATCTTCAGACTTTTTTGATATACAGGTACCAAAGGAAGACCGCAGGCGCTATGTGCATGTTTCTTTTGATGAATACTTGCACCGTATCGACTTAATGGCTCATTTTACGAACGGTCGTGAGCAAATATTGTCGCAATCGAATGTTGTCGGTATGCGGCGAAAGAATATTCCGCAACGGCTTTGCATTTCGCAAAATGCAGTGAATAAGATAATCGGTTTATCAGGATTGACCTCTTTAAAAAAGTCCCACTTTCGGCATTACCGGCAGGCTTTTAGATAG
- the gpmA gene encoding 2,3-diphosphoglycerate-dependent phosphoglycerate mutase → MKLVLIRHGESEWNKLNLFTGWTDVELSDKGVEEAKEGGKALAAAGFDFDICYTSYLKRAIHTLQFVLDELDRNWLPVVKTWKLNERHYGDLQGLNKAETAEKYGEAQVKIWRRSFDIAPPVLSEDDARCPYLQTAYRGVDKAELPRTESLKDTIARAVPYFESVIKKDMLAGKRVLIAAHGNSLRALIKYFEHLSDEEIVQVNLPTGVPLVYEFDVNFNVVSKAYLGDQEKINAKINAVANQGKAK, encoded by the coding sequence ATGAAATTAGTGCTTATACGGCATGGCGAAAGTGAATGGAACAAGTTGAACCTGTTTACCGGTTGGACTGATGTGGAATTATCGGACAAGGGCGTAGAGGAAGCGAAGGAAGGCGGAAAGGCGCTTGCCGCAGCCGGTTTTGACTTTGATATCTGCTATACCTCATACTTAAAGCGAGCAATCCATACGCTGCAATTCGTATTGGATGAGCTTGACCGCAATTGGCTCCCTGTCGTTAAAACATGGAAACTGAACGAACGGCATTACGGCGATCTGCAAGGATTGAACAAGGCTGAAACGGCTGAAAAATACGGGGAGGCGCAGGTAAAAATTTGGCGCCGTTCCTTCGATATTGCGCCGCCTGTTCTTTCGGAAGACGATGCACGCTGCCCGTATCTCCAAACCGCATACCGTGGTGTCGATAAGGCGGAGTTGCCCCGTACCGAAAGCTTGAAAGATACCATTGCACGAGCTGTTCCGTATTTTGAATCGGTCATTAAAAAGGATATGCTGGCAGGTAAGCGCGTATTGATTGCCGCGCACGGTAATTCGCTGCGGGCGCTCATTAAATACTTTGAACATTTGAGCGACGAGGAGATTGTGCAGGTAAATCTGCCGACGGGCGTTCCCCTCGTCTATGAATTTGATGTTAATTTTAATGTGGTGAGCAAGGCCTATTTGGGAGATCAGGAAAAAATCAATGCCAAGATCAACGCCGTTGCGAACCAAGGCAAGGCGAAGTAA
- a CDS encoding 1,4-alpha-glucan branching protein domain-containing protein, which translates to MIKKTLLLIFHAHVPYIRQSDENEPLEAAQLYEMLSYGLLPFLRMCRRLDSDAVSFKCALVISPLLCEMLKSSLWQERYGVYLDRHITFAQQELKRTSGTAREDIVRMYLEFLTLNREDFHTRYKKDILSGINFFVAKGCIELLATSATPCFFPFYQDMPEALTAQIEQGLSSFREDFEAVPAGFWLPSMGYDTGLDSIIKSYGIDYTVLEGQSFLFADRPPVNGVFSAAIGESGLAFLGKDSTACADVTNPETGFYLHPDYLDTDKDVGFEFDEQALSPLFDVKKGRRATGFCYHRRGGGEYNAAAGVLQAEKDAERFIANRNAVLTEAMELLGTDTDPLCSVSVLPLRFLGKTWMEGMRWLEAVFCKVAQRRDMQCALPTEYLKKVRRIQSINPFYASNLPSGYADELINSSNDWMFPRIQKATERMIDLAGRFRNDQGLKERMLNMAARELLLAQSTDWPLMADAQISADYAAAECEEHLAAFTDVYDSLGSGSIGTDRLIKREKEYPIFSDMNYRFFIS; encoded by the coding sequence ATGATTAAAAAGACATTACTTTTAATTTTTCATGCTCACGTACCATATATCCGCCAATCGGATGAGAACGAACCGCTCGAAGCGGCACAGTTGTATGAGATGCTGTCATACGGTCTTTTGCCGTTCTTACGAATGTGCAGACGTTTGGATTCCGATGCCGTTTCGTTTAAATGCGCGCTGGTAATTTCTCCGCTTTTGTGTGAAATGCTAAAATCTTCCTTGTGGCAAGAGCGGTACGGTGTGTATTTGGATCGGCATATAACATTTGCACAACAGGAATTAAAGCGGACATCCGGAACTGCCCGTGAAGATATTGTCAGGATGTACCTTGAATTTTTAACGCTTAATCGAGAAGATTTTCATACCCGTTATAAAAAAGATATTTTGAGCGGAATAAATTTCTTTGTTGCCAAGGGATGCATTGAACTGCTTGCGACATCGGCAACACCATGCTTTTTCCCGTTTTATCAGGATATGCCGGAAGCGCTTACCGCACAGATTGAACAAGGCCTCAGTAGTTTTCGGGAGGATTTTGAGGCGGTGCCTGCAGGGTTTTGGCTTCCGTCAATGGGATATGATACGGGATTAGACAGCATTATCAAGTCTTATGGTATCGATTATACCGTATTGGAAGGTCAGAGTTTCTTATTTGCCGATCGACCGCCGGTAAATGGTGTCTTTTCCGCCGCCATAGGCGAAAGCGGTTTGGCGTTCTTAGGGAAAGACAGTACAGCGTGTGCTGATGTTACCAATCCCGAAACAGGGTTTTATCTGCACCCCGATTACCTCGATACCGATAAAGACGTCGGCTTCGAATTTGATGAACAAGCGCTTTCACCTCTGTTCGATGTGAAAAAAGGGCGGCGTGCAACGGGATTTTGCTATCACCGGCGAGGTGGCGGCGAATATAACGCAGCGGCAGGCGTACTGCAAGCGGAAAAGGATGCCGAACGGTTTATTGCAAACCGTAATGCGGTATTAACGGAAGCTATGGAATTGCTCGGTACCGATACCGATCCGCTGTGCTCGGTTTCCGTATTGCCGCTCAGGTTTCTCGGCAAAACGTGGATGGAAGGAATGCGATGGCTGGAAGCAGTGTTTTGCAAAGTTGCGCAGCGGCGTGATATGCAGTGCGCATTACCGACCGAATACCTTAAAAAAGTGCGGCGGATACAGAGTATTAATCCTTTTTATGCTTCCAACCTGCCGAGCGGGTATGCTGATGAACTGATTAACAGCTCTAACGATTGGATGTTTCCTCGTATTCAAAAGGCGACCGAACGGATGATCGACCTCGCAGGACGTTTCCGGAACGATCAAGGCCTTAAAGAGCGGATGCTGAATATGGCAGCGAGAGAACTGCTACTTGCGCAGTCGACCGATTGGCCGCTGATGGCGGATGCCCAAATCTCCGCCGACTATGCCGCCGCGGAGTGTGAGGAGCATCTTGCCGCCTTTACCGATGTATATGATTCGCTCGGTTCGGGCTCGATCGGTACCGACCGGTTGATTAAGAGAGAAAAAGAATATCCGATATTTTCGGATATGAATTATCGTTTTTTCATATCATAG